CAGTCAAATTGTCGCTTGTCGATATCTTCTCCAATGCGAGACCAATTTGATCTAGTGAACCTCTAGTCGCATCAAGAGAGCGCTCAATACCATCGAGTTCGAGTGATACGTTAACATTCACTAAGGAAGCAGAATCTTCAGTGTCAGACGCTTGCTCTGCCTTGGCAAGGCAGAGAGGAGAAGAGAGTAAAAATATCACTAGCCAAACGGCTTGTTGCCACTTCATTAATATTACTCCTAGCTATCGTCGATATATCAATGGTAGTGGCTTAAATGGACTAACGCTTAAAACAACTTTTACCGTGTGACCACAATGGTCACATCACTACTTTTTCGTCACTTGCATAATAAAACGCACCAGCATCGCTTGCGCTTCTGGGCTCAGTAAGCGAGCAGCAGCCAACAAATCAGCGTTGGTAAATGGCTGGATCTCTTTGACATCGAGTGCAATATCTAAATCGGTTAAGTTCAATGCACGGATGATCGAACGATATTGGGAAATCTTCATATCGGACTCTCCACGCTCAATACGCTGATAAGTCTTCAAACTCATTCCGGCGACATCCGCCATTTGCTGACGTGTTAACTTGGCAAGTTTTCTGCGGGTTGTAATCACTTGCACAATAGGATCTATCATAATCACTCCCCTAAACGGACATATTTGACCTAATAAAGGCAATAACTAGACCATGTTAACTAGGTGATGTTTACCCCGCCCCGCATCAACCCAAAATAGCCCAACTTTTTAATCACTTAGATGTGGAAACGTTGGCTAAGCATGGAAAAAGAAAAGAACAGCTTTGATGCAAGTTGCGAAAACGACCTTTGCAATTTGCAAAAAAACATAGCAGATCTGGTTGCATATGTGGAACTGAGAGCACTAAGCAAACAACAAGATACTCATACCGCGTTGAAGCAATCTCAATATCGCTTAATTAAGTACAAAGAGTTGCTGCTGCACGCAGAGCATCTCGATGAAACCGAACTACTTTTGATGTATACCGAGCTATCAAAAGTAGAAAAATCGACCGCCAAATTGGGCGTTGATGCCTTAACTATCACCATCGATAGATTAGACAAAGCGTTTCTAAATAACTAACACACACAAGCCGAGATTAAGCTCGGCTTGTATGTCATCCTCACCTTATCGCACTTACTGCCCCTCCCTCTTTGGTGAGCAAGGTGCAAATCACCACACTCTCCTACAACAGTTAGATCTCATTTTTTTGTAAAGAAATGAAACAACCTGCCGTTACCTTATGCGTATTGGAACTATCTACGAACGGATGACCGCCTATTAGGGTAAGCAGGCGAACCCAATCATCACCATATGACACGCTATAACAAGGTAGATGAACCAATGAAGTTGAATTCAATTAGCATCAAACAAAAGGTTGTTGCCGGGATCACTTTCGCTGTGCTCGCATCAACGATCATCATGGGCGTTCTTGCCTACAATCAATCTCGCAGTGTAATCGAGCACCATCTGATCGACGTGGAACTGCCATCACTGCTGGATGACATCAGCAGCCAAATCGATCGCGAAGTGAGCGAAATGCTACTCGCAGCGGAACAACTCACCAACAATGAGTTTATTAAACACGCTGTTGATGGCAATGAAATAGACACCACTACTCAAGCAATGTTGGTAAAAGAACTCAACAATGTTCGCCAGCAATATCAACTGAATGATGCCTCGGTGGCTAACCGCCAAACCGCGTAC
The genomic region above belongs to Vibrio ponticus and contains:
- a CDS encoding helix-turn-helix transcriptional regulator is translated as MMIDPIVQVITTRRKLAKLTRQQMADVAGMSLKTYQRIERGESDMKISQYRSIIRALNLTDLDIALDVKEIQPFTNADLLAAARLLSPEAQAMLVRFIMQVTKK